In Prosthecomicrobium sp. N25, one DNA window encodes the following:
- a CDS encoding OmpA/MotB family protein, whose translation MSGKKKGGGGGHGGAWVITFADLMALLMAFFVMLVASANQDKQKLADAAGSLREAFGVQPEYRKAGILERDGLPVRQFLKESSPVEKKLDASHASERNDQHAKQGPESNTHDFERAAEEKPRQYLTAAASLRQALADMPDIAEISKHVLFEETDEGLNVRIVDQDGRSMFPEGSRTPYDYTRNIVAKLAPVIARMPHRVRVSGHTAGGRRGIGNSASPWSLSAGRAVAIQEILAANGVGHDRFDSVVGRADSDPLFPNEPFLAANRRIDILLVHEPPPMPNSSLR comes from the coding sequence ATGTCGGGCAAGAAGAAGGGCGGAGGCGGCGGTCACGGCGGCGCATGGGTCATCACCTTCGCCGACCTGATGGCCCTGCTCATGGCCTTCTTCGTCATGCTCGTCGCCTCGGCCAACCAGGACAAGCAGAAGCTCGCCGACGCGGCCGGCTCCCTGCGCGAGGCCTTCGGCGTCCAACCGGAATACCGCAAGGCCGGCATCCTGGAGCGCGACGGCCTGCCGGTCCGCCAGTTCCTGAAGGAGTCGAGCCCGGTCGAGAAGAAGCTCGACGCGTCACACGCCTCCGAGCGCAACGACCAGCACGCCAAGCAGGGCCCCGAGTCCAACACCCACGACTTCGAGCGCGCCGCCGAGGAGAAGCCGCGCCAGTACCTGACCGCCGCCGCCTCGCTCCGACAGGCCCTCGCCGACATGCCGGATATCGCCGAGATCTCCAAGCACGTGCTCTTCGAGGAGACCGACGAAGGGCTGAACGTGCGCATCGTCGACCAGGACGGCCGGTCGATGTTCCCCGAAGGCTCGCGCACGCCCTACGACTACACCCGCAACATCGTGGCGAAGCTGGCCCCGGTCATCGCCCGCATGCCGCATCGCGTCCGGGTCAGCGGCCATACCGCGGGCGGACGGCGGGGTATCGGCAACTCCGCCTCGCCCTGGAGCCTGTCGGCCGGCCGGGCGGTCGCGATCCAGGAGATCCTCGCCGCCAACGGCGTGGGGCACGACCGCTTCGATTCGGTCGTCGGCCGCGCCGACTCCGACCCGCTCTTCCCCAATGAGCCGTTCCTGGCGGCGAACCGGCGCATCGACATCCTGCTCGTCCACGAGCCGCCGCCGATGCCGAACAGCAGCCTGCGCTGA
- a CDS encoding GNAT family N-acetyltransferase, which yields MSDLVLRRATPDDVPRLVELYAEDMLGQGREATGADDLPVYREAFARVDADPSTTLFVAEREGRVVGTFQLTITPGLASRGVVRATVEAVRIEAAQRGRGLGSAMMRLAVEEAARRGADAVQLTSNKARTEAHRFYETLGFKRSHEGFKLDLPRRR from the coding sequence ATGTCCGACCTCGTCCTCCGCCGCGCCACGCCCGACGACGTGCCGCGCCTCGTCGAGCTCTATGCCGAGGACATGCTCGGGCAGGGGCGGGAGGCGACCGGCGCCGACGACCTGCCGGTCTATCGCGAGGCCTTCGCCCGGGTGGACGCCGACCCCTCGACGACGCTCTTCGTCGCGGAGCGGGAGGGCCGCGTGGTCGGCACCTTCCAGCTGACCATCACGCCCGGCCTCGCCAGCCGCGGCGTCGTGCGCGCGACCGTCGAGGCCGTGCGCATCGAGGCCGCGCAGCGCGGCCGGGGCCTGGGCTCGGCCATGATGCGCCTCGCCGTCGAGGAGGCCGCCCGCCGCGGCGCCGACGCCGTCCAGCTGACGTCCAACAAGGCGCGCACCGAGGCCCACCGCTTCTACGAGACGCTCGGCTTCAAGCGTTCCCACGAGGGCTTCAAGCTCGACCTGCCCCGTCGCCGGTGA
- a CDS encoding motility protein A, protein MDFATFIGIGGGFGVLVIAIFMEGSKLSQFMDLLATNVVIGGALTTTMARFTLGGFMAAFTAGLKAVTFNHHVSARDMIEKIAELADVMRKQGPLGLEQVEIHDEMLAKGMRMVADGFDLAVIRESLERERDLQLERLEDAHKLFKFLGDAAPGMGMVGTIIGLISMFSHMDDPKKIGPGMAVALLTTLYGAVLANVVALPIADKLSIKSTEEGINMTLVIDGVLMIRENKSPAVIRDMLLAYLPQKHRAAMQEAA, encoded by the coding sequence ATGGATTTCGCGACCTTCATCGGCATCGGCGGCGGCTTCGGCGTGCTGGTCATCGCCATCTTCATGGAAGGGTCGAAGCTCAGCCAGTTCATGGACCTGCTGGCCACCAACGTCGTCATCGGCGGTGCGCTCACCACCACCATGGCCCGCTTCACGCTGGGCGGGTTCATGGCCGCCTTCACGGCCGGCCTCAAGGCGGTGACCTTCAACCACCATGTCTCCGCCCGCGACATGATCGAGAAGATCGCCGAGCTCGCCGACGTCATGCGCAAGCAGGGCCCGCTCGGCCTGGAGCAGGTCGAGATTCACGACGAGATGCTCGCCAAGGGGATGCGCATGGTGGCGGACGGCTTCGACCTCGCCGTCATCCGCGAGAGCCTGGAGCGCGAGCGCGACCTGCAGCTGGAACGGCTGGAGGACGCCCACAAGCTCTTCAAGTTCCTGGGCGATGCCGCGCCCGGCATGGGCATGGTCGGCACCATCATCGGCCTGATCTCCATGTTCAGCCACATGGACGACCCCAAAAAGATCGGCCCCGGCATGGCGGTGGCGCTGCTGACGACACTCTACGGCGCCGTGCTCGCCAACGTCGTGGCGCTGCCGATCGCCGACAAGCTGTCCATCAAGTCGACCGAGGAGGGCATCAACATGACCCTCGTGATCGACGGCGTCCTGATGATCCGCGAGAACAAGAGCCCGGCGGTCATCCGCGACATGCTGCTGGCCTACCTGCCGCAAAAGCACCGCGCCGCCATGCAGGAAGCGGCCTGA
- the gatB gene encoding Asp-tRNA(Asn)/Glu-tRNA(Gln) amidotransferase subunit GatB translates to MNAPVRSAKKSQLVKGATGDWEIVVGMEVHAQVNSEAKLFSGASTTFGNDPNANVSLVDAAMPGMLPVINEECVRQAVRTGLGLKAVINHRSIFDRKNYFYPDLPQGYQISQYKNPIVGEGKIVLDMPDGEVVEVGVERLHLEQDAGKSIHDQSPVYSFVDLNRSGVALMEIVSRPDLRSSEEAKAYLSKLRTILRYLGTCDGDMEKGNMRADVNVSVRRPGEPLGTRCEIKNVNSIRFVGQAIEYEARRQIGILEDGGSIVQETRLFDPGKGETRSMRSKEEAHDYRYFPDPDLLPLEFDQAFVDDLAAHLPELPDEKKARFVRDYGVTPYDAMVLTLERASADYFEAVAKGRDAKAAANWVINELFGRLNKEGRGIEESPVSAGQLGAIVDLIQDGTISGKIAKDLFEIVWTEGGDPKRLVEERGMRQVTDTGAIEAACDAVIAANPDKVQQAKAKPTMIGWFVGQVMKQTGGKANPQAVNEILKGKLGIE, encoded by the coding sequence ATGAACGCACCCGTCCGGTCCGCCAAGAAGTCCCAGCTCGTCAAGGGCGCCACCGGCGATTGGGAGATCGTCGTCGGGATGGAGGTGCACGCCCAGGTCAATTCCGAGGCCAAGCTCTTCTCCGGCGCCTCGACGACCTTCGGCAACGACCCGAACGCCAATGTCAGCCTTGTCGACGCGGCCATGCCGGGCATGCTGCCGGTGATCAACGAGGAATGCGTTCGCCAGGCCGTGCGCACGGGCCTGGGCCTCAAGGCCGTCATCAACCACCGTTCGATCTTCGACCGGAAGAACTACTTCTACCCGGACCTGCCGCAGGGCTATCAGATCTCCCAGTACAAGAACCCGATCGTCGGCGAGGGCAAGATCGTGCTCGACATGCCCGACGGCGAGGTCGTCGAGGTCGGCGTCGAGCGCCTGCACCTGGAACAGGACGCGGGCAAGTCGATCCACGACCAGTCGCCGGTCTACTCCTTCGTCGACCTGAACCGATCCGGCGTCGCCTTGATGGAGATCGTCTCCCGCCCGGACCTGCGCTCCTCGGAGGAGGCCAAGGCCTATCTCTCCAAGCTGCGCACCATCCTGCGCTATCTCGGCACCTGCGACGGCGACATGGAAAAGGGCAACATGCGCGCCGACGTGAACGTCTCGGTGCGCCGCCCCGGCGAACCCCTGGGTACCCGCTGCGAGATCAAGAACGTCAACTCGATCCGCTTCGTCGGGCAGGCGATCGAATACGAGGCGCGCCGCCAGATCGGCATCCTGGAGGACGGCGGCAGCATCGTGCAGGAGACGCGTCTCTTCGATCCCGGCAAGGGCGAGACCCGCTCCATGCGGTCCAAGGAGGAGGCGCACGACTACCGCTACTTCCCCGACCCGGATCTCCTGCCGCTCGAGTTCGACCAGGCCTTCGTGGACGACCTCGCCGCCCACCTGCCGGAGCTGCCCGACGAGAAGAAGGCCCGCTTCGTGCGCGACTACGGCGTCACCCCCTACGACGCCATGGTGCTGACGCTGGAGCGCGCCTCCGCCGACTACTTCGAGGCGGTCGCCAAGGGCCGCGACGCCAAGGCGGCGGCGAACTGGGTCATCAACGAGCTGTTCGGCCGCCTCAACAAGGAGGGCAGGGGCATCGAGGAGAGCCCCGTCTCCGCCGGCCAGCTCGGCGCCATCGTCGACCTCATCCAGGACGGCACCATCTCGGGCAAGATCGCCAAGGACCTCTTCGAGATCGTCTGGACGGAAGGCGGCGACCCGAAGCGCCTCGTCGAGGAGCGCGGCATGCGCCAGGTGACCGACACCGGCGCGATCGAGGCCGCCTGCGACGCCGTCATCGCGGCCAATCCCGACAAGGTCCAGCAGGCCAAGGCCAAGCCGACCATGATCGGATGGTTCGTCGGCCAGGTCATGAAGCAGACCGGCGGCAAGGCGAACCCGCAGGCCGTCAACGAGATCCTGAAGGGCAAGCTCGGCATCGAGTGA